One Coffea arabica cultivar ET-39 chromosome 5c, Coffea Arabica ET-39 HiFi, whole genome shotgun sequence DNA window includes the following coding sequences:
- the LOC113689025 gene encoding U-box domain-containing protein 7-like: MEDELPRSTGTSPAAESTPPQQEELRQPLPHNKEIEQVVERLLRSGNLNAQIEAAKDVRKLVRKSKSSSSKTRSRLAAAGVIPPLVSMLHQPAAREPALLALLNLAVRNERNKIGIVTSGAVPPLVELLKLENGNLRELATATMLSLSAAAANKSVIAASGVAPLLMQILVSGSVQGRVDAVTALHNLSTNKEEPKLVLDARAASPLIKLLKECKKYSKLAEKTTALLEILSHSEGGRSAITNADGGILTLVLTVEDGSLVSTEHAVGALLSLCQSCRDKYRDPILNEGPIPGLLRLTAEGTPQAQERARKLLDLLRDSPPDKKMSSAVFEKIVYDFATRVDGTDKAAEIAKRLMEDMVNRSMELSMNRMEIRASSCTPS, translated from the exons ATGGAAGACGAGCTGCCCCGGAGCACCGGAACATCACCGGCGGCAGAATCTACGCCGCCGCAGCAGGAGGAGTTGCGGCAGCCGCTGCCGCATAATAAGGAAATCGAGCAAGTGGTCGAGAGACTTCTAAGAAGTGGGAATTTAAATGCCCAAATAGAAGCAGCAAAAGACGTGAGAAAACTCGTCAGAAAGTCGAAATCTTCTTCCTCCAAAACCCGTTCTCGTTTGGCTGCCGCTGGCGTCATTCCGCCCCTCGTTTCTATGCTTCATCAGCCTGCTGCTCGAGAGCCCGCCCTCCTTGCCCTCCTTAATCTTGCTGTTCGCAATGAACG AAACAAGATCGGGATAGTTACGTCTGGTGCTGTTCCCCCTCTAGTTGAGCTCCTGAAACTTGAAAATGGCAATTTAAGAGAATTGGCAACTGCAACTATGTTATCATTGTCAGCAGCAGCAGCTAATAAGTCAGTAATTGCAGCTTCTGGAGTTGCCCCTCTTTTGATGCAGATACTTGTCtctggaagtgttcaaggaagagTTGATGCTGTCACAGCTCTCCACAATCTCTCAACTAACAAAGAAGAACCTAAGCTGGTTCTCGATGCTAGAGCAGCTTCTCCGTTAATAAAACTCCTTAAGGAATGCAAAAAATACTCAAAGCTTGCTGAGAAAACAACAGCCCTACTTGAGATCCTTTCTCATTCTGAAGGAGGACGGTCGGCAATAACAAATGCGGATGGTGGAATACTGACTCTAGTTTTAACAGTTGAGGATGGATCTCTTGTTAGCACAGAACATGCAGTTGGAGCTTTACTGTCGTTGTGCCAGAGCTGCCGAGATAAATATAGGGATCCCATTCTTAATGAAGGCCCCATTCCAGGCCTCCTACGACTCACTGCAGAGGGTACACCTCAAGCTCAGGAAAGAGCTAGAAAACTTTTGGACCTGCTTAGAGACTCCCCTCCTGACAAAAAGATGTCATCTGCTGTATTTGAGAAAATAGTATATGATTTTGCTACACGAGTTGATGGAACAGATAAAGCGGCAGAAATAGCCAAGAGATTAATGGAAGACATGGTTAATAGAAGCATGGAGCTCAGCATGAACCGTATGGAGATAAGGGCTTCATCCTGTACCCCTTCATAG